GTGTTTCGATATATAGATGCTCTTGTCCGTTAGAGAATGTTTCACCTTCAAAAATATACTCGCAATTTGTAAATGCTTTTTCTGTATCTCCTAAACTAAAAGAACGTGGTGCATTAATAAAGCTGCCTTTTGCTTTGGCTTCTTTTGCTGTAGTGATTACAGGTAAGTCTTCTATTTCAATGTCAATTAAACCTCGTGCTTTTCGAGCAATAAATTCCGATTCTGCAACAATTAAGGCAATTGGCATGCCCCAAAAGTGAACCTCGTGTTCTGCAAATAAAGGTTCGTCAGGAATAATACCACCAATTTCATTTTCGCCAGGAACATCTTTATAAGTAAAAATACGTTGTACGCCTTCCAGAGCTTCTGCTTTAGAATAATCAATACTTTTTATTTTTCCGTGTGCTTTTGGCGAATCAAATACGACCGCATGAAATGTCCCTTGTCTAATATTAACATCGTCAACATACAATGATTCTCCACGGACATGCGTGTAAGAGTCTAAGTTTTTGATGCTTTGTTTTAATGATTTTGAAACAGCATCTAATTTAGTGTCTAATACTTTATTTGGCTTGTTTTTATGCATGCTGTACAAAATCGTTTAAGGTGAATTGCTTCGGGAAAAACGTTGTAAAATGAGCGAAAAATAATTGTCGTCCTAACAAGCGTTTGTAGTCAGTTGTCCCACGAACATCACTAATTGGACTGATTTCATTTTGAAGTATTTGGTTAGCTTCAATTATAGTGTCTAAAGTCAATGGTTTGTCAACTAAAAAGGCTGAGGTCTCATGCAAATATTTTGGAATTGCAGCAACACCTCCAATGGAAACATGCGCTTCCGATATCGTTTTGTTTTCGATTGAAAGATGTATTGCAGAATTGACACTAGCAATATCTAAATGTGTCCGTTTACACACTTTTTCAAAATTGAAAAATGACTGTTCTGTTGGTAATTTAAATTGAATACTCTTTAAAAGTTCACCGTCTTTTAAATCGTAAGTTTTGTACCCTTTGTAAAAGTTTTTAAGAGCAATTGTTCTTTCTTTTTCTGCGGAATTTAATATTGTAATATTACTATTAAGCGACAGAAAAAAGATAGTCATGTCTCCAATTGGCGAGGCGTTTACTAAATTTCCTCCAAGCGAAGCCATGTTTCTAATTTGTTCTGAAGAGACTAACTTTAAGTGGTTTCTTAAGTTTGGTAAAACACTATTTAATTCCGTATGATTCCATAAATCTGAAACCGTTGTGTTGGTTCCGATAGTGCAAATACCATTTTTAATGTTAATTCCTTTTAAATACTCCTTTTCAGCTATTAGATGTACAGCGTTATCTGCTAAATGATCCGCTTGTTGGACATATAGATCCGTACCTCCAGAAACATATTTCCCTTTGGGTTGATTTAAATCTTTAGCTTCAATGTCTTTTAATCGTTGTGGGATACTATTAAAATATTCAGGAATAAATTGATTTTCAATTAACCAATTAAATGTGGTGTTTGTGTTGTTGTCTAGTTTTTTAACAACTTGATGCGCTGCTTTTTCAATGGCCTTGTATCCTGTACATCTGCAAATGTTTCCGCTTATAGCGTCAATTGCATTAGTATAATTTTTATCTGAATTTGATAGTGCAAATCCTGTTAAGGCAACTACAAAACCAGGTGTGCAAAATCCGCATTGCGTGGCGTAATTTGCTTTCATGGCTTCTTGAGTTGTGGTTAATTTGTCTTTTAAATTTATGCCTTCAACTGTAACAATGTGTTTGCCATGTGCATTTCCTAGTGGCGAAATACATGAGGTAATACTTTGGTATTCTATAGTGTCACCATGACGTGTTCCTACTAAAAGGGTGCAGGCGCCACAATCTCCTTCGCGACAACCAATCTTTGTTCCTGTTAAGCGTTGTTGATAACGCACAAAATCCAATAAAGTGGTTCCGGAATGTTCCGAGGTTTTTATGGTTTTGTTATTTAGGATGAAGGTTATCATATTGTACGTTTCAATTGATTTTTAATTATAAATGAATTAAAAATGTAATGAGGTCGTCACTTCGAGTGAAATTCCTTTTTTTGGAATTTTGTATCGAGAAGCTCTTTTTTAAAAGGGTTCTCGATACATTTCGGTAAAAAATTAGAAACACTCGAAGTGACGTCATTGTTTATTTAATATTCTGTCTTATCCATTTTTTTAGTCCATTCATGAAAAGGCTCTAATGCAATGTCACGAGCTAATTGCTCAAACGGGATGCTTCTTTCTGCGTATGGTAATGGGATTTCTTTGTAGATAAATTCGTCATCAAAACCAATATTGGCAGCATCTACTTGATTACTTCCGTAATATACTTTGTCTGGTCTGGCCCAGTAAATCGCGCCTAAGCACATTGGGCAAGGCTCGCAAGAGGTATATATTTCGCAACCATCTAATTGAAACGAGTCTAGATTTTTACAAGCATCTCTAATAGCGGTCACTTCTGCATGTGCAGTTGGGTCGTTAGTAGAGGTTACTTTATTGTTTCCGCGTCCTACAATTTTTCCATCCTTAACAACGACACAACCAAATGGTCCACCTTCGTTGTTGTTCATTCCTTTTAAAGCTGCGTTTACAGCTTCTTTCATAAATTGATCTTTATTACTCATACTATAGTTTAAATTTTTAAGTTGAAAAATGTAGCATTAGCTAATATACTACTTTTTTATAGTGAATTATTAATCTTTGGTTTAGTTCTTTAAACCAAAAAACCCGATTCAGATGAATCGGGTTTTTTCTGGTGGTGCCTCCAGGAATCGAACCAGGGACACAAGGATTTTCAGTCCTTTGCTCTACCAACTGAGCTAAGGCACCAGTAGCAATTAATTGCGAGTGCAAATATAGTTTCAATTTTAGAACTACCAAAGAAAAAAGTGAAAAATTTACAATATTTTTTTGCTTTTCTTCCTTCGTAGGCTTTAATAATCTCAATGTCAGTATTATAAAATTATTAAGATTTTTATAGTAATGGTTTTGTAAGTTTGCTCTTTTTAGAAATTATATGAATTTAATAATAGATGTTGGGAATACTAGGACTAAACTAGCTGTTTTTAATAATAACAAAATAGAAAATAAGACAGCTGTAGAGACTAAGTATGTTTTAAATTCAATCCAACAAATTTTAGAGACTCACACTAATGTGAGATTAGCTATAGTGTCTTCGGTTGGATTACTGGAGGATGCTGTTTTGATATATTTGAAAACGCATTTAGAAGTGTTGATTTTAAATCATGAAACACCAGTCCCTTTTACTAATTTATACGCAACACCTAAAACATTGGGCATAGATAGGATTGCATTAGTTTGTGCTTCTATACAACAATTTCCAAATAAAAATGTTTTAATTATAGATGCTGGAACTTGTATTACTTATGATTTTATAAATAAAGATAATGAATATTTAGGAGGCGCTATTTCTCCAGGTGTCAGAATGCGTTATCAAGCATTACATAATCAAACGGCAAATTTACCCTTATTGGACACAGATATGCCTGTACAACTAATAGGTGATTCAACAATTGAAGCAATAAATAGTGGGGTTGTTTACGGTGTTTTGAATGAAGTAGATGGTATTATTAATGAATATCAGACTATATATTTAGATTTAACAATTATTTTAACAGGAGGAGATGCTAATTTTTTGTCAAAGCAATTAAAAAGTAGCATATTTGCCAATTCAAATTTCTTACTAGAAGGTTTGAATTATATATTACAATATAACACAGTCGAATGATAAAAAAACTTGGATTAGTTTTTATTGCACTATTTGCAATTCAAAGTTACGGTCAGAATGGAACAGCTTCGCCATATTCTTTTTATGGTATAGGGAGTATAAATTTTAAAGGGTCCGTAGAGAACCGAAGTATGGGGGGATTAGGTATCTATAAAGATAGTGTCCATATTAATTTTCAGAATCCAGCGACTTTTGCAGGAAATGATTTAGAGGTATGGAATAATGAATCTAGACCCGTTAAGTTCACAGTAGGAGGTAGTACTACATCTATTAATCTTAAATCAGAGAGTAGTAGCGATAAGACAAAAAGTAGTAATTTTGATTACTTAGCATTATCTGTACCAGTCGGAAAATTTGGTTTTGGTTTTGGATTACAACCTTATTCATCTGTTGGTTACATGTTAGAAACTAGAGATTCTGATGATAGATTAGATTATAGATATTCGGGTGAAGGTGGATTAAATAAAGTTTTTTTAAGTTTGGGTTACCAAGTAAACAAATCATTAAGTGTAGGTGTTCAGACGGATTATGATTTTGGAAACATACAAAATAACACTATAAATTTTGGTTATAATGACGATGGAGAATTTCTTCAGTACCAAACTAAGGAATATACGCGCTCTGATTTAAGTGGTCTTAATTTTAACATAGGAGTTCATTATCAAGAAATGATAAATGATAAGCTAGAATTACAGGCTTCAGCAACATACACACCGCAAACAGATTTAACGTCTAAGAATGAAAGACTATTTTCAACTATAACAGTGAATACTGAGACGGGATTTGAATTACTTATTAATGACCTTGATGCAGATTTAGTCTCCTCAAACTTAGAAGAAACAGATTTAACATTACCATCAAAATTTAGTTTCGGAGCAGGCTTAGGTCAGCCAAGAAAATGGTTTGCAGGTATAGAGTACACGACGCAGAATACAAGTGAGTTTTCTAACCCTATATATGATAATGTAGGCGCGAATTTTGAGGATGCCTCAAAATTATCTTTAGGAGGGTTTTATATTCCAGAGTATAATTCTTTTTCAAAATACTGGAAAAGAATAACTTACAGGGCGGGTATGCGTTTTGAAAATACTGGTCTTAATATTAATAATGAGACGATAAAAGAGTTTGGCATGTCTTTTGGAGTAGGTTTACCAGTTGGGAATATGTTTTCTAATGCTAACTTAGGTTTAGAGTTTGGTCAAAAGGGAACAACAAACGCTAATTTAGTAAAAGAAAACTTTGTAAGTTTCCAATTAAGTCTGTCACTAAATGATAGATGGTTTATTAAAAAGAAATATAACTAACTGCATAAAATTATGATTATGAAAACGAAAATTACTTTATTAATAGTTTTGCTATTTGGGCTTAGTATTGGGGTTGCTCAAAGCTCTGAAGAATGTATGACTAAGCTGTCCTTAATGACAGAAGCGACAAAAGCGAAAAATTTTGATGCTGCTTATAAGTCTCTTAACGAATTGAGAAAAAATTGTCCTCAATACCATCTGGGAATCTATAAATATGGTGAAGATATTTTAGAACATTATATAGATACTAAAACTGGGGAAGAGAAAAAAGCTAATGTTTTGGACTTGATTAAGTTATGGGAAGAGAGAATGGCTAATTTTCCTAATGATAAAAAAGTAGGAGAATATCCTTCTAAAATATGTCAATTAAAGTATGATAATAAAGCTGAATTAGGATTGTCTGATCAAGACTTATATAACTGTTTTGATACGTCTTACAAGTCTGATAAAGATAACTTTAAGAATGCTAAAAGCTTGTATGTATATTTTAAATTGATGGTTAATCTTTTTGATGCTAAGCAAAAGACAGATCAAGAGTTATTTGATAAGTATGATGATGTGTCAGATAAAATTGAAGTTGAAATTGAGTATAACTCGAAAAAATTAAATGAGTTAGTGGTTAAAGAAGATGCGGGTACAGCCTTAACTAAAAAAGAAGGTAAATACAAAACGTATTATGGTGCTATGGTTGATGCTTTTGATAAAGTTCAAGATGGTGTTGATAAGGAATTAGGAGATAGAGCTAATTGTGAAAACTTAATCCCTTTATATCAAAAGGATTATGAAGCAAATAAAAACAATGCAGTTTGGTTACAAAGAGCAATGAATAAGTTATACCAAAAAGGGTGTAAAGATGATGCTATGTTTACAACTATTGTTAAGCAAAAGAACGTAATAGAACCTAATGCGAGTACTTCTTATTATTTGTATATAATTACAGGAGAGCAAAAGTATTTAAATCAAACAATGGATTTAGAAAAGGATCCTATTAAAAAAGCGAAATTAAATTATACAATTGCATTAGATTTTAAAAAGAATGGTAATTATGGGAAGGCAAGACAGTATTTTCAAGAATCTTTAAGCCTTAACCCATCAAATAGAAAACCATATGAGCATATCGCTAGAATGTATGCTTCAAGTGCAAATAACTGTGGGACTACAACATTTGATAAGCAAGCAGTATTCTGGTTAGCAGCAAATGAAGCTAGTAAAGGAGGGTATTCTTCTTTAGCGTCTAGTTACAATGCAAAAGCACCATCTAAGTCTGATATTTTTAGTTCTGGTAAAGCTGGACAAACTATCAAAATTGGATGTTGGATAGGAAGAAGTGTAACCGTGCCAAGCCTATAATGCAAAAAGATAAATCACATATTATTAAAAACTCAGTCATAGCATTCGCTATGACTTTGTTTTTTGCATGTAAAAGCAATTTAGAAGATGTTAAGCAGCTTAGTATGTCTGCTAACGATCCTGTAGGGATTTCTGACAGTATTAATGTTAAACGGACAGATTCAGGACGGTTGTCTGCTAATTTAATTAGTCCAAAGATGTATGATTATAGTAACAGGGTGTTTTCATATTCGGAGTTTCCTGATGGCATAGTTTTACATTTATACGACAAAAAGGACGCGCAAACGACTATTATTGCGGACTACGCTATTATTTATAACAATACAGATGTTATAGATTTAAAAGGTAATGTCATTGCAGCAACACCAACAAAAGATACTTTGTTTGCAGAGCAGTTATATTATGACCAAAGTAAAGAATGGTTGTTTACTAATCTACCAGCAACCTATAGGTCTAAAGGGTATGTGACTAGTGGTAATGGATTTGATTCCGATAAAGATTTCAAAAAAGCTGAAATTCTAGGGGTTACAGGTCAGTTTGCCGTGCAAGAATAATTGCTTCTTTTTAATAACGGCTTACTTTTTTAGTATATTTACTTAACTATAAAATTTTTTAATGAAAACCTTTAAGTTTTTTCAATACGCCTATTTAATATTTGCAGTGCTTTTTTTATATGACGCCATTGCAAATTGGGGAGATTCCAAAGCATACATGTCTTTATTGTTAGGAGCAACAGCTGTTTTTATGTTCTTTTTTAAACAAAGATTTAGTAAAAAGATAGAAAACAAAGACCGTAAATAAATGGTGTCTTCAGTTATCATCATTATTATTTGTTTATTACTATCAGCTTTTTTTTCAGGAATGGAAATAGCTTATGTATCCTCTAATAAAATACATATTGAGATAGAAAAAAAACAAGACGGTTTTTTAGCTAAAATTTTATCTAAAATTACGGCTAAACCTTCAAAATTTATTGCGACGATGCTTATTGGTAATAATATAGCATTGGTAATTTATGGTTTTTTTATGGGGGATTTGTTAATGGATTGGTTTCATAGCTTATTGCCAAGTAATTATGCTTTTGTGACTTATTTATTAACAGACTTAAGTTTATTGTCACAAACCATTTTATCGACTCTTTTGATTCTTTTTACTGCCGAGTTTTTACCAAAAGTATTCTTTCAAATTTATTCAAATACGCTGCTTAAAGTCCTAGCTTTTCCAGCTTACATTTTTTATGTGTTTTTTAGTTGGGTGTCAGACTTTGTTATTTGGATTAGTGATGTTGTGCTTAAAAAATTCTTTAAAACAGAAGGAGATCAAGTGCAGTTAGCGTTTACTAAAGTAGAATTAGGGCACTATATTAGTGAGCAAATGGAGAGTGTTGAAGCCGATGAGGATATAGATTCTGAAATTCAAATTTTTCAAAACGCATTAGAGTTTTCAGAAGTTAAAGCGCGAGAGGTTATGGTGCCTAGAACAGAGATTATAGCATTAGAACTTCAAGATACTATTCAGAATTTAAGTGCCGTATTTACAGAAACAGGATGTTCTAAGGTTTTGATCTATAAAGAAACTATAGATGATATCTTAGGGTATGTGCATTCTTTCGATTTATTTAAAAAACCAAAAAATATTGGTGCAATGATTATGCCAATAGAGTTGGTTCCGGAAACAATGCTGGTTAAAGATATTTTGAACGTTTTAATAAAAAAGCGTAAAAGTATTGCTGTTGTCGTTGATGAGTATGGCGGTACCTCTGGGATAATGACTGTGGAAGACATTGTGGAGGAGCTATTTGGAGAGATTGAAGATGAACATGATACCGTAGATTTAATAGAAGAACAGAAAGATGAGTCTACTTATGTGTTTTCGGCTCGAATGGAAGTCGATTATTTAAACGAAACCTATAAACTTAATTTGCCTGAAGGCGAAAATTACGAAACTTTGGGAGGATTAATTGTCGATCATACAGAGCAGATTCCACATCAAAATGAAATTGTTTCTACAGAAAAATTTCACTTTAAAATATTAGAAGCTTCAAATACTAAGATTGAATTAGTTGAGCTTACAATTAAAGCAGAAGACTAAGCTTAAGTGTTAAATTACCTTCTTTTTATCAGTACTATATTCATTTAATTTATTTATTGTCTAAAGTGCTTTTATTATTGAATAGAAAATGGTATTTTCGCCCACTATATTTCACAAAATTTATCACACAAAATGGCAATTTTAAATAAAATTAGACAAAAAACAGTTGTATTAATATTCGTTATTGCATTAGCGTTATTCGCTTTTATTTTATCAAGCTTATTTAGCAACAAGGATGCACTGTTTTCTAAATCTCCAGATGTTGTAGCAACAATCAATGGTCAAGATATTTCTAGAGCAGAATTTTCTAATCTTGTTGAGTTTCAGCAAAGACAATTAGGACCTAATGCAACCACTAGCCAAGTAATGAATAGTGTTTTTGATACTAAGGTTAGAGAAATTGTTATGGATGGTCAGATTCAAAAATTAGGGATGACTGTAGAGTCAGAACAAATGAGAGACCTAATTAGAACCAACTATGCTAACGATCCTACTTTTTTAAATGAAGGTGGTGTGTTTGACGAGTCTAAAGTATTGTTGTTTATTGATAATCTAAAAAGTTCTTCTGCTGAAGCTTACCAAAACTGGATTTCTGGAGAAAAAACGTTAGCATCAAATGCTTTACAAGCAAACTACTTTAATATGGTTAAAGCTGGAACAACTGCAACTTTAGCAGAAGGTCAGTTAGAGCATAAATTAGAAGGAGAGAAAGTGGATATCAAATATGTACAAGTACCTTATAGTACAATCGCTGATAGTACAATTAAAGTGTCTACTTCAGAAATTAAAACTTACATCAATAAAAATCCTAAGGCATACGAATCTGATGCTAGTAGAAGTTTTCAATACGTGTTTTTTAAAGAAGTTGCTTCTTTAGAAGACGAAAATGAGATAAAAGAGGACTTAACGAAATTGTTAAAAAATACTGAAGTGTATAATGATGTTACTAAACAAACAGAAAATAAATTAGGCTTTTTAAAGACTGATGATGTTGAAGGGTTTGTAAACGGTAATTCTGATGATTTTAAGTTTGTAGATAAATACCAATACAAATCCAGCCTACCATCTACAATTTCGGATACGATATTTAAATTAGACGCAGGTCAAGTTTATGGACCATATAAAGACGGTAACTATTATAAAGTAACAAAGGTATTAGATTATAAGACGTTAGCGGATTCAATCGAATCTAGTCATATCGTTATTCCTTTTGTTGGAACGACAAGAGCTGGTGCAGATGTAACCAGAACTAAAGAAGAAGCTAAAGCTATGATCGATAGTATCTTTCCTTTAGTTAAAAACAATAAAATTAAATTTGCTGAAGTTGCTAATGAGATCAATTCTGATGGAACTAAAGGTAAAGATGGTAGTATCGGTTGGACAAGATTAACAACTTATAACCCAGCAGGATTTGATCCTGATTTTGCTAACTTTTTATTTTTTAATGAAACAGGAAGTATTGATGTGGTCTTAACTAAATTTGGATACCACATTATTAGAGTTGACGATAAGAAAAATGTTGATACAGCTATTAAAATAGCAACGATTGCAAGAAAAGTAGAGCCATCATCTAAAACTGAAGATAAGATTTTTGCTGATGCATCTAATTTTGAGTTAGCTATTGCTAAAGGTGATTTTGCGGAAATAGCTAAAAAATCAAATTATGATGTGCGTCCTATGACAGCTAAAGAATTAGACGAAAGTATCCCAGGTTTAGGAAATCAACGTCAAATTGTACGTTGGTCTTTTGAGGATGGAACTAAAATAGGGGACTATAAGCGTTTTGATAATATACCTGGAGGAATTGTAATTGCACAGTTAACAGCAACACAAGACAAAGGATTAATGAGTGTTGAGGATGCTTCAGTAACAGCATTGCCAGCAATAAGAAAAGAAAAGAAAGCAAAATTAATAATGGACAGAGTAAAAGCAACAACTTTAGAGGCGTTTGCTACAGAAGAAAAACAAACAGTAAAAACGGCGTCTGCTATTAATATGAAAACACCAACAATTGCAGGAGCAGGAAATGAGCCTATGGTTGTCGGTAATGCTTTTGGATTGGCTGAAGGAGGTACTTCTAAATTAGTAAAAGGAAACACAGGTGTATTTATGGTACAAGTCACTAAAAAGACACCAGCTGTAAAATTAGACAACTATTTACCTTTTGCGAACCAAGTTGGTGCTCAAAAATTAAATTCAGTACAAACTAGATTATATAACGCTTTAAAAGAATCTTCAGAGATTGAAGATTATAGAGCTAAAACAGTACAATAGTAGACGTCAAGTCTTAAACTAAAAAAAGCCTTTTCAATTTGAAAAGGCTTTTTTTATGCATTGTAATCAACGTTTTTTCTTGGTCTATAAAACCATGTCTTTATATTCTAAAATGGTATGATAATCTTTCGCTTTGAAATAGTCTGTGGGATTGGTTGTAGAAGCTACTAAAATAAAATCACCTCCCCATGCGCCTAAGCTTTTGATACTCCCATTAAAGTCGCTAAAAAGAGTCTCTTTTACTGGTTTTTGGTTTGTAACTTGAGCAATAAGTGTTTCGTGTTGTGCTATAAGTTGCTGAAACGCTGTAATTGATTTACAAGTAGTAAAAGCAATTGTTAGTTGATTGATTGCTGTAATAGTTTCGGTTAAATTATGTCTGTTAGATTTATAGTGCGCAATCCCTTCACGACTATTTTGTTTTTTATTTAAATGAACAAAATAAAGTTGATCAGAAAATATAGGTTTGAAATCTATTAGTTCTGTTTTAGGTAATGTATTGTTTAAGGAATAGATTAAAGCTGAGTCTTCTTGAGCGCAAGCAATATCGTAACCACTGCCCCCAAAAGAACGTGCTAATAGGGTATACGGATCTACT
This portion of the Olleya sp. Bg11-27 genome encodes:
- a CDS encoding FAD binding domain-containing protein, translated to MITFILNNKTIKTSEHSGTTLLDFVRYQQRLTGTKIGCREGDCGACTLLVGTRHGDTIEYQSITSCISPLGNAHGKHIVTVEGINLKDKLTTTQEAMKANYATQCGFCTPGFVVALTGFALSNSDKNYTNAIDAISGNICRCTGYKAIEKAAHQVVKKLDNNTNTTFNWLIENQFIPEYFNSIPQRLKDIEAKDLNQPKGKYVSGGTDLYVQQADHLADNAVHLIAEKEYLKGINIKNGICTIGTNTTVSDLWNHTELNSVLPNLRNHLKLVSSEQIRNMASLGGNLVNASPIGDMTIFFLSLNSNITILNSAEKERTIALKNFYKGYKTYDLKDGELLKSIQFKLPTEQSFFNFEKVCKRTHLDIASVNSAIHLSIENKTISEAHVSIGGVAAIPKYLHETSAFLVDKPLTLDTIIEANQILQNEISPISDVRGTTDYKRLLGRQLFFAHFTTFFPKQFTLNDFVQHA
- a CDS encoding nucleoside deaminase — encoded protein: MSNKDQFMKEAVNAALKGMNNNEGGPFGCVVVKDGKIVGRGNNKVTSTNDPTAHAEVTAIRDACKNLDSFQLDGCEIYTSCEPCPMCLGAIYWARPDKVYYGSNQVDAANIGFDDEFIYKEIPLPYAERSIPFEQLARDIALEPFHEWTKKMDKTEY
- a CDS encoding type III pantothenate kinase, with protein sequence MNLIIDVGNTRTKLAVFNNNKIENKTAVETKYVLNSIQQILETHTNVRLAIVSSVGLLEDAVLIYLKTHLEVLILNHETPVPFTNLYATPKTLGIDRIALVCASIQQFPNKNVLIIDAGTCITYDFINKDNEYLGGAISPGVRMRYQALHNQTANLPLLDTDMPVQLIGDSTIEAINSGVVYGVLNEVDGIINEYQTIYLDLTIILTGGDANFLSKQLKSSIFANSNFLLEGLNYILQYNTVE
- a CDS encoding tetratricopeptide repeat protein, translated to MKTKITLLIVLLFGLSIGVAQSSEECMTKLSLMTEATKAKNFDAAYKSLNELRKNCPQYHLGIYKYGEDILEHYIDTKTGEEKKANVLDLIKLWEERMANFPNDKKVGEYPSKICQLKYDNKAELGLSDQDLYNCFDTSYKSDKDNFKNAKSLYVYFKLMVNLFDAKQKTDQELFDKYDDVSDKIEVEIEYNSKKLNELVVKEDAGTALTKKEGKYKTYYGAMVDAFDKVQDGVDKELGDRANCENLIPLYQKDYEANKNNAVWLQRAMNKLYQKGCKDDAMFTTIVKQKNVIEPNASTSYYLYIITGEQKYLNQTMDLEKDPIKKAKLNYTIALDFKKNGNYGKARQYFQESLSLNPSNRKPYEHIARMYASSANNCGTTTFDKQAVFWLAANEASKGGYSSLASSYNAKAPSKSDIFSSGKAGQTIKIGCWIGRSVTVPSL
- the lptC gene encoding LPS export ABC transporter periplasmic protein LptC, which encodes MQKDKSHIIKNSVIAFAMTLFFACKSNLEDVKQLSMSANDPVGISDSINVKRTDSGRLSANLISPKMYDYSNRVFSYSEFPDGIVLHLYDKKDAQTTIIADYAIIYNNTDVIDLKGNVIAATPTKDTLFAEQLYYDQSKEWLFTNLPATYRSKGYVTSGNGFDSDKDFKKAEILGVTGQFAVQE
- a CDS encoding hemolysin family protein, translating into MVSSVIIIIICLLLSAFFSGMEIAYVSSNKIHIEIEKKQDGFLAKILSKITAKPSKFIATMLIGNNIALVIYGFFMGDLLMDWFHSLLPSNYAFVTYLLTDLSLLSQTILSTLLILFTAEFLPKVFFQIYSNTLLKVLAFPAYIFYVFFSWVSDFVIWISDVVLKKFFKTEGDQVQLAFTKVELGHYISEQMESVEADEDIDSEIQIFQNALEFSEVKAREVMVPRTEIIALELQDTIQNLSAVFTETGCSKVLIYKETIDDILGYVHSFDLFKKPKNIGAMIMPIELVPETMLVKDILNVLIKKRKSIAVVVDEYGGTSGIMTVEDIVEELFGEIEDEHDTVDLIEEQKDESTYVFSARMEVDYLNETYKLNLPEGENYETLGGLIVDHTEQIPHQNEIVSTEKFHFKILEASNTKIELVELTIKAED
- a CDS encoding SurA N-terminal domain-containing protein, whose translation is MAILNKIRQKTVVLIFVIALALFAFILSSLFSNKDALFSKSPDVVATINGQDISRAEFSNLVEFQQRQLGPNATTSQVMNSVFDTKVREIVMDGQIQKLGMTVESEQMRDLIRTNYANDPTFLNEGGVFDESKVLLFIDNLKSSSAEAYQNWISGEKTLASNALQANYFNMVKAGTTATLAEGQLEHKLEGEKVDIKYVQVPYSTIADSTIKVSTSEIKTYINKNPKAYESDASRSFQYVFFKEVASLEDENEIKEDLTKLLKNTEVYNDVTKQTENKLGFLKTDDVEGFVNGNSDDFKFVDKYQYKSSLPSTISDTIFKLDAGQVYGPYKDGNYYKVTKVLDYKTLADSIESSHIVIPFVGTTRAGADVTRTKEEAKAMIDSIFPLVKNNKIKFAEVANEINSDGTKGKDGSIGWTRLTTYNPAGFDPDFANFLFFNETGSIDVVLTKFGYHIIRVDDKKNVDTAIKIATIARKVEPSSKTEDKIFADASNFELAIAKGDFAEIAKKSNYDVRPMTAKELDESIPGLGNQRQIVRWSFEDGTKIGDYKRFDNIPGGIVIAQLTATQDKGLMSVEDASVTALPAIRKEKKAKLIMDRVKATTLEAFATEEKQTVKTASAINMKTPTIAGAGNEPMVVGNAFGLAEGGTSKLVKGNTGVFMVQVTKKTPAVKLDNYLPFANQVGAQKLNSVQTRLYNALKESSEIEDYRAKTVQ
- a CDS encoding GYDIA family GHMP kinase — protein: MQNFYSHGKLLLTAEYVVLDGAKALAIPTVFGQHLTIEPIKGQNIIWTSFDNQNNIWYTDTITITAITNSKDTGNAISNRLIQVLKAAQQLNPEFLTKQEGFKITTTLEFPQNWGLGTSSTLINNLATWAKVDPYTLLARSFGGSGYDIACAQEDSALIYSLNNTLPKTELIDFKPIFSDQLYFVHLNKKQNSREGIAHYKSNRHNLTETITAINQLTIAFTTCKSITAFQQLIAQHETLIAQVTNQKPVKETLFSDFNGSIKSLGAWGGDFILVASTTNPTDYFKAKDYHTILEYKDMVL